DNA sequence from the Mastacembelus armatus unplaced genomic scaffold, fMasArm1.2, whole genome shotgun sequence genome:
CTAAGTGGCTCATCCATCTAAATGAAACATGACAGCAGTCTTGGAGCAGAGAGGACATTGCTGCTTCTACTTACTCACTACTGACATCTGGTGGTAGAAGGTCTGGTCCTGCAGTAGTGATGTAGACCTACTCAGGTTGTGGTCAGTGCACTCTGACATCACTGGTGGGTCTGGTTAGAGGGACAACCTAAAACTTGGTGCTATGTTATTATAGAACTTTATCAACATGGTTGTTCAAACATGGAGCAAAACAAGGCGTTCctaatgttctgttttctggttttgtgtttcaggAAGAGTAAAGAACTGAGCAGTACATCAGGAGGTGGGAAAGCCTCCATGTTACAGAGCAAAGGTAGCACCTCCTCACCTACACCAAATCATTAACAAAGATGAGGTATCAGTTCTCAGAGCTGTTGGACTGTCACTCCATGTCTTCCTGTCTTTTTTAGAGGACTCATTGAGGACTGCCCACTTCACCATGGCAACCCAGTCCACATCCTCTATGCCAGTCCTGATCCGCAGCAACACCACCAGCCTCCTGGACAGAACTAGTACACTGGACCACAGGGGCAGCACCCAAGACCAGAGAGACCACAGAACCAGTAACATAGACCACAGAAACAATACGATGGATCAGAGAACCAGTACAACTGACTATAGGACCAATGCTATTGACCAGAGAGACCACAGAACCAGTACTTTGGACAACAGAGATCACCGAACTAGTACCATAGAGCAGAGAGACCAGAGGACCACTGCCTTGGACCAGCGCAGTAAAACGATGGACAGAGGGTGCGGGGTTAAGGACAGCCAGTCCAGAAAACTGTCGATGTGAGTTCAAACTAAAATATTCTGCTGATAGAACCCTCACATGGTTTTCAAGTTTCTAATCCCAAATTCCCCAGACAAGGTGCAGGCATAACCCCAAATATAGTTCTAACAATTTTCAACCAATCACAGACATTTGCATGAATCAACACTTGTCACCTGAGGAAACTGGtctcaggtgaccctgaatcCCTCCCACCACTAAACTACCTGgattaatttaataaatttaagcGCTGATGTGGACTCAAAGCCACATCAGCTTGTCCAGCTGAACCTGGTTATGAGCTGGTTTAGCCCTAATCTTAATCAACACTAGTCTAACACATTTCAGGTCTGAAATTGTTGATGTCCAGGTTTATTTCTTATATAATTCAGTCATTTCACATGCTGTATTTTAGCTTAAACCTGGTTTAGCTTTGGTCTGAAACAAGACTCAGATTTATCTTGTAAAACTTTATGGTTTCAGTTGTtacaaattgtttgtttttttaattgacagaaacagaaagtcgAACTCTTTCAGCGTCCAGTCAGGAAGAGACTGAAGATGATGATTTCATCATACTTCCACCAGGCCATCAGCCAATCAGGGAACGGTTTTAGGACATTACCAGAACTCAACACGATATCATCTCTGCCTTACAGCAACTGAGACAGTAGAGTACTATTTCTATTTGTATCGACTGTGCACTGTGTATTCTAATGTTTCATCCTGTTGGCTGATTGGTTCAGTAAACTTCACACAtgcaaactgctgctgtgtcctTATTGACTTTCAGCTGCTGATATTAGTTGGAAAAATGCAGAAGATAATCTGAAGTTATCTTCTGTGTGTTGATTGGACAGAAACGTTGCAGTGAGGTTTGATGTCACATGTTGTGTAGGGGGGCCGCAGAGATACAAGAGTTTTCACTGTTTCTGGACACAGAAAAGCGTTTTAATGTTTGTACTGCAGGTGGTTTTAAACagacatatttaaatattgttaAATAAGTTTTCAGCCATGGCTACATAGAGTACATACAGCTAACATGCTAATCAGTGCTAAATACAAAGTCTAAGGCTTATGGGATATCGTTTATTAGTTTAATGTTCAAACTTAACACACCTTCACAAAATTGCAGTCACTCCTGTAACTAACATTTAACATCTCCCCTGAAGGTGAACCTCAAGCTTTACATTTGAGTGTGTGGGAGGGACAAACTTTATCCCAAACACTCACCAACAGTTAAGACCACCAGATTATGAGTAGTATTACTTTCCTGTTAATATGTGATGTTACAAAATCTAAGATTTTTCCTGGATTTGTTTTGGTCAAGAACAGAGCTTTGCTGTGGAACCACAGAGGTATcacagggaaataaaaataattctctCTGATTTAAAGGTAATAAATTTGGCTGTTATGTAGGTCTTTCGTTATAAACCACAGAAAAGGACAAATAAAGTTctgacctgatgatggtgctATAGTATTAGAAAGtgaattaaacacattttcatcacaATCCATCAGTCCTTGCTGAGACGTTTTAGTGGAGGATGAGTCAGAAATTGAAATTACAGAGAAATGTCTGGAAAAGCAAATCTAATTTAATGTCATACAAATTTTCTCATTTCAATTATGTTAAGATTCCAGTAATCCTGATCCTGGacttggggggggggttctggGTTTTTTGTGGAAGTGAACACTACAGActcaaagtggaaaaacaagaaatgtgttttttgtgattcAGGTGAGTGGGACTTGCTCAGGTAAACtttgtgtagttttattttttggtgggGTCAATGACTCGGCCCATGAACAGCAGGCTGCCGGTGGTCTGCTGGTAGATGACGAAGATGAAGGGCCTGTTGATGGTCAGGCGAGGAGGAAGAGTAGAGAACACACTGACTCCGCCTCCTGTTGTGACGCCATCACTACTCTCGTCGACAGAGATGAGAGATTTTTGAAACACctgatgacaaaaacacaagcagtcCGGGTGATTTTTGATAAATCTAATAAAACATGTAATGGAACTGATTTCCGTCATTGTGGTTcaactgaaataaaacactcATCTGcaataaaagacacaaaactaaTTTCAGTAAAGGCATGGCTTTAAACTACATCAGTATAGTCCAGTCCAAATAAGCCTGGGACTCAGTGACAGTTCTGTTCAAACTGATTTGAGGAGTTAACTATGATACAGCTAGAGAAATGACTAAAACAGTGATTTGAAACATTCAGGATTACGAATTCACCACAGATCTTTTCCAGAACAATGGTACTGACTGCACAAGGattttttttgataaataaaactGCAAGTCTTGGAACCTTCTTTCAAATGCAGACGAGCATGTAAACTAAGCTGGAAACTAAAATGTTTCCTGTAACAGCAACAACACTTCTAATGAATCTATTATTTATAATACTTGATTAACTCCACTAACCTAAAGCAGAAACTTCATACAGAGAACAGCTGCTTTTAATCAGCTAACATAGGGGCATGATTTTACTGATGCCAAAGGGAgattacaaaagaaaagaaagagttCGTCTTGCTAAAAAATAAGGATTGTCTCTGAAGATGGTCACTGCAACAGAGCATAAGCTGGTTTTGAGTCTGTGCAGTTTTaatctaatttatttactaCTTAACATTAGCTTCCACAGTAGGAAACTCCTCCTAGGTGGTTACTGGTTTGCAAACTCCACATTTCTCCTTTAATCATCCCAACACCAGACATGTTCAGCACTAAACTCAATGATGGACCATGCCATCCAGCTTGTAGCTACTATCAAATAGATATTTGCTTCTTCTCTAAAGACGCCTGGGTTCTCGTTAGCTTTGataacatttcatttgatttgtgaGCTTCTTTAATTACCTGAGTCAGTTTGGGACCTTTTCCCTCGCCCAAATTACTGATGTCAGCATCGTCCTGAAACACCTGAGTGATGTCGAGAGTTTGCAGGATGTCCTTCAGAGAGTATGAGCGCTCCAACAAGAAGCGAGGGAGCTGCACCTCCAATTTTCTatttacaaaatcaaaaacagctcaaagtgaaaacagtttgtttttgtttatcaaCAGCATTGATTGagctttattttctgtattaaagTCTGCATTCATTTCAATAATCTCACcgttaaaaaataaagtgaggaAGAAGGAAAGGAGAAGTGGAAGAAAGCTGGAAGGATAGCagattacagaaaataaaaaacagaaggaaccatgtggaaaaggaaggaagagatCAGCAATGGAGCTCATGACAGAAGAGATGTAATGAGTGAGGCTGGGAGGGAACGAGGATATAATGAGAGGTGTCTCACGTTTTCTTGAGCTGTCTGATCCAGGCCTGGATCTTCTCGGCCGTCACTTCTTCTTCAACAGCAGTGATGTCCACGTCCTCATCGGGCAGAATGACCAACATGGCCGCCCCATCTGTCAATGGCAGTTTCAAGACACCAACCTTCAGCGAGCGGTCATATGCCAGGAAGTATTTATCAGATCTGAACATCATGGGAACCATGACGACATGATACTTGTCCACGTAGAACCGCTCGTCCTGAGAGAGGGATGAGTTAAAGGATGGACTGAACATGgctgaaaaagacagaaaaactttatttgagacacagacagaaacactcaTCCTGAATAAAAGACATGCTAAAGGACAGTCTGAACTGGGCCACCACATGCTACAAAATCTGGTTCTAGTGACATGAAATGAAGGACTGGACAGTCAACAGACACAGGGACCTGTTGCCACAGTGCACCATGACCCCCCTAATCCTGACCCTAACATCtgttaattaaagtttttatcaaaaacaaatatgcCTCTGCCTGAGACTGAAATTCATCTGTCTTTTGTCTCAGGGACTCAGGTGTTACCGATACCCTTCCACAGGTAACAGGTGGTACATACTCTGGTATGAAGCAGTGGTTGCAAGCAATAACTGGGTCTTGGGGTCGAGGTTGTTTACAAGCTCCTGGACCTGGCCTCCAGTCTGCTCTTGGATCAAGCGGTTGATGGTGTCGGCAGCTTCCTGCGGTGCAGTGTAGGTCACACTCTGAACTTTCCCCCCAAATTTTGTTTGAACCAGATCCAGATTGAACGAGGATACCCCAAAGCTCTGAGCGGGGAGGAGGGTCACACTCTGCTGCAGGTTTGTGGCTCCACCCCCCCGCAGGATGGTGGACCTCAGAATCTGAAACTGATCTGAAAGCAGTAGAGACAGACTCTGCAGTCAAAACACTTTCTACGTCCACCTCTGACCCTTGACCTTAGACCCTCGACCTACCTGGCAGGGTCTGGGGATCCAGTCCAGTCAGCGTGAGTCCCTGCAGCAGCTGGTCCCTGGTTGGCCCATTGGTGATGCTCAGAAGGGCCACGAGTCCAGTGCACAGGGTGAATGGAGACAGGAAGACATTGTCATCGGTCCGACTGGCGACAGCACGAAACAACCGGGTGGCAAAGTCTGCATTTCTATTAGTCAGGTCCTCCACAGAGGGGCTGATGGTCTCAGAGGAGGCGGGACTCAAGAGAATGAGGAGGAAcaatgagagaaagaaagagggagtcATGGTCACAGCACCCTCTAGTAGAGGAGATAGGAATTGATGGTTagtcaaattttaaaacagcaaaaaagaaaacaggatatGAATTTCAGTCAGACATACAGAACTTCATCTGGAAACAGAGTTttaacagaaatacagaaagactCTGAAAGCAGCAGTGAAGAAAATAATTTCCATGTTGACTGATTAAAGTCGTGAAGGTGAACATTTATTATTCCCTGACAACAGGTCAAAGGTGCAGACCGGCAATCTGGCACCAGGTGAGCCCACAGTCCTGTGATTCACACAAACCGCACAACACAACATCAGATGTttatgtctgtttctgtcagaaggTAAACTGCTATGAAGATAAACTGAAGTGTGTCTGCCACTTTAGCATCGACTTTTAACATCACACCTGAACCTTCTTGTCCTTCAGAGTCCAGGGCCCCATTCTTTGCATGTGGCTCAACGCATCCAAGATCAAATTGTGGATCAGCCGTTTACGTTGGCCCAAACATATTGACCATAGAAACCAGGATCAGCTGGATTCCTATTGGCTACAGTGTCAAAGGAGGGAGCATGTTTTTTCAccacagcagaagaagaactgctgctggaggaCAATGAAAAGCAAGGCAGCTCtgcaaaaactgtgaaaatgctgaaaaatggaGGCAAAAAGTGTCTGAGCAACAAAATGTGTGTCACTTCAATCCTTTCAGTCGCCACAGCTGCATTTCACCTCCTCTGACATGACAACAGATCTGATTTATGGTTCTCTGCATCCCACAGAGCAAGATAACACACAGGACTATCCTGCAAAGGGATGTTTGACTATACAAACAATAACAATCACATGCAGATAAATTAACAAGGGCAAGGCAGACAGGAACTGACAAGGTTGGCTGAGGGTCCTTACTTCATTAAAAAGGCTTCTTATAAAAATCACCCACAGATGGTACCAAGAAAGAAACGTAATATTTTTGCATCTGCTTTTAACCTGTTTGTGCCCATGTTTACTGGTTTTGCATCACTACATTCAGCttgcatctgtttttaatttttttgcgGCTTTTACGTCCAGGTGTGGTCATTTGATTTTCTTCCAAATTAAAGGTTAAACCCCCCTACGTATTTTCTAGTCCAGGGGGTCTTGTGCCTGTGCCCACTAGACCCGATCAGGGATCCATCCTTAAGCTCACCTCAAAGTCCGTGGATCGCTCGCATCCATGTTTAAATGGACTTCCTGGTCCAACCTCGGTTACACCCGAGACTGTTCTGGTCCCGAAGACTAAACCCGAGAATAAACCTGCGCTTCAGGGCAACAGTCTCCCCCCGAGGAACCAGAACCATGTCAGACCAAAATGATCTCGATAACGTCACGTTCACTCCCGACTCTCATCCAGGTTCAGCTGTTCGTATGCACTGCCAAACCGATCAATAGCATCATCGATTAACTAAGAGCATCCGCCCTCCGTAATCTCATGACGTCAGCCTTCGtgttatttattgttgaatTTAGAATTTAATTTCAAAAGATAAAAACACTGTCAATCAGTCTGGATCGATACAAAAATATGctgatcagctgctgcagtCTACCGTAATAATGACATCAGTCCGTTCTGATCACACTATATTGATTATGCAATTTATTGATAAACAATTGATCTGCAGATGTAAACAATCATCACTCACCTTCTATTGCTCTTCGATCTTTGATTTTCGATCAGACGTCTTTTCTGAAGCTTCACTAGCTGCGCATCACCACCAACCTCGCGCCTCGGTCACCCTTCCTGTCGGCCCTTTCCAAAATAAAGGTCCCGCCTGCACGCAGTCGCAGCTGTGATAATTATTCGAATAATTATCTCAAACTTATTTAATAATCAGTTTAACTAAACAGGAAACGCTCAAGGATTTTCATGCATCACATGTACGCCacaacacaggtgaacataaatacaacaaaatcgTTTACAGAAAAATTGTACACTGGATAAAGGGTGAGCTACTTCAATGTTAACTTATAGTTATTACTAAATTTAATTTATCGATACCAGCAGAGAACAAAACGAGTTAAAACACTATCTAGAAAAATAACCATTTCCTCTTGACACTTGTGAAAACGTATTGTCCATAACCGTTCTGATGCGTGTACTTTAATTTTGAAAGACAACACAACATCTGCGTGCAGCTGAAGCGCGCATGcgcactgacagaaaaacaagtgaaagctgaaaataaaaaaatcctaCACATACGgtttcaataaaacatgaaacttttCTGGGATCTGCAAACTGTAGCACAGAACAGAGGtttcagtaaaaatgaacatttgtgGAGTCATTTTGACAAATGTGTGTCAGTCTTTCTCAGTTCAGAACTTCCActaaaaatctgctgttttaagTCTGACATCAGTTAATAAGATATCTGGAGGTTGAGTCATAGcgactggacttctagtttataagtcgaaatgtttcaccactcatccaagtagcttcatcagtctgagaaaaagctggtatggaacctccaatttatctttcaggttggtggagtgaaaccaactgatgaagctactgaggccaatgacaaaacagaaagaagaagaagtactttattaatccccaaggggaaattcagttgttacagcagttattaaatttgagattatttaaataatattgattaatagtaattaataaagtaataaagtaattaactatttatttgggggggtttgtgtgtgtgtatgtgtgtgcgtgtacatTTATATTGAGAACAACCAATACTGAAAATTACAGGCACGACAAGTGTATAAGTGTACAGGTGTTCCTTATAAAGTGACCAGGAAAAGTGTCTAATAATGTccagaggttgagtcatggcaactgggctttcagtttttaggttgaaaccTTTCGccactcatccaagtggcttcatcagtctgaaacgtttcgacctaaaaactagaagttcagttgtcatgactcaacctctggataccttcacctggatgacccttgagcaaggcaccggacccccaactgctccccgggcgttgcagcattggctgcccactgccctggGTGTGTTtgcacggtgtgagtgtgtgttcactgctgtgtgggttaaatgcagagcacaaattccaagtatgggtcaccatacttggccatataagtcactttcactttcatgttGTATATATACAAACTTTAATGTCTTTAAATCAGCTCTCACTATACACACGTATGTTGTACACATTATATAtagccaatatatatatatttattatgtgtAGCTGTATATATTTACGCATACACCCCTTGGACACCCTCCCTCCAGACAGCAGTGTCTCGGCTGTCTCGGGCTAGGTGAGGAGCAAACACTACCTCCAGCTTGCGGAGGACGCTGCTCTGGTCACCACGGACAACCGTCTCCTGGAGACGCCACATCATCAGTCGAACCATCACCTGATTGGCCCAGGCCAAACCCAGTGCAGGTGACACGTTGGAGGACAGAGGGCTGCAAGAATAAATCTGATTAAAGTAAATAACCAACAAATTTCTATGctggaaatgtttctgtatgaCTGTTGTCAAAAAGTTATTGCTCTAAATAATTCTAACACATCCCATGTGAGAATGTCAaagaataattaaaattaacattttctaaaaccAAGTCAATTGTTAATAGAATATGGTTTTAAAACAGATCCATTAatacactttattttattaaactCTAACCATTGTTAAAGAAACTGTCTTTACCCTAAAGTGTCACGTGAGCtgctgaaaacatctgtgacctgaaacacacagagacacagttaCTGGTCTGTAATAATCACCAATCAATCATAGGCAGTTCCACTGATGAAATGCAGAGAATGAAGTCGTTAATGTTCAGTGATGAAGTCAAACTTTTTTAGGCTCAAAGATTAAGAAACAGAAATCTTTTCTCATTCAAACTAATACCTGACCTGAATTTGTACATCAACAGTTTGAGATGTCTTTTATAACGGAGCTCAAAGGGAAAGTGATGTTCGTGACCACAGGCTGAGTGGAAGCGCCCTGCCACATTGGTGGTTggcctgtttctgttctgctccaGAGCTTTAAAGTGGATCAGTAAACCCCCATGTGTGGTGGCACAGAGACCAGAACTGAGTTGCGTTAAACATGCCCTGAGTCAATGACCAGATCCTGGTACACATTTCAGTAGGAACACACTGTCTCTAGCAGATGCCTTGGGGTGGGTAATCCAGCTGTGGACTCAGGACACTGGGGCTACCAAGGCCTCACAGTGGTTGCAATTCTACTGGCCCAGGTATCACCAGGACCTGGGGCTTGTCCTTGACCCATGCAGTGCCTACTAGAGAACTGAATAGGAATTCACATGAACCACAGCTCTGGGGCCCATTTCCTACCACTGACAGAGATCTGTTAAACCTTAGGCTTATGTCTATGGGCTACATCACCATGCGTAGACTGTTCTGGACCTGCTGAGGACCTGGTTCTGACGCAGCAGAGAAACTTCACAGTGACCTCTAGTTTTTTTGGTGTccagaagtccagttgccatgactcaacctctagataacttcacctggacgactgagaatctccagaCATACTTCACAGTGACCCGTTTGATGAGGTCTGCTAGTCTGTTTTttgatttaaattcattttcttggtGACTACAAAGCAAATTGAGAACCGCTGAATCAGATTTAAGGTCATCCTGGGTAAGGTCCGAGTTAGTGCAGAAGTGCATGTGTAAATTACCTGGTTGATACAGAGGACAGGTGTTGTGAACTCTTGGCTCAGGTGGTGCAGAGTGGAGGAGAAGGCAATGAGCTGTTTGTTCCTttccagccaatcagcagcCTGGAACTCAGACCTGAACAGAGCCGCAACAGAGTCCACAACTACGAGCCGGACTAGACCACGAGCCAGCAGGAGGGGGACACGCCGGGACAGACATACCTGGAGAGACTCCTGAAATGACACAGGTGAGAGACCTGTAGATTAACAGATCTTTAATGTACAAGTACTCTCTGATCTGGCGCCAGTGTAATAACCCACCAGATCAGCAGCATGTTCAATATAAATGTGGTCACTGAACTGGAGGCTGCTGATCAACGATGGAGGGACATCAGAGCGCAAACTGGACTGTTCtctgatcagctgctgcaggcgTCTGATGGGAAATGAGTCCTCGGTGGAAATATAAACCGCTCCTGTACAAAAACAGGGGTTTGTCCATCATTTTTCCATTTAGTGTTTTTCATTctatatgaaaaatatgttatATAGACATATACCATTATACACAGGAGTGTTATAGGTAAAGAGGTTGTTAAGGTCCTGTCATTTGAGCATTTAAAAGACTCAAAGATAAATCTCCAGACTTTACAAAATCTATCTCGATATCTTGCCTTGCAGGAATTATTGTGCCCTTGATATGACTTTTTAGGATTTCACAACATTGGCAGAAAAATTTTGTTATGCAGATATTTCTGACCTTtgcatttgacatttttcacaaaCATAGGACCTGGTTGAGCCATAATCACAATAATCACATGTTCACGGACCTGAGTTCAGTCCTTTGTGCTCCGTTGGGTactgtacagacagacagagctgcagGGCAAGCTGAGTTTTTCCTGCTCCACTTTCTCcagacagctcagtgacacCCCCCACAGGAAGACCCCCTCTCAGAAGTTCATTCAGAACAGGACAGCCTACACCAAGTCTAAGTCCAGACTCCAGCCTTCGACATTCTCCATGATAGAGCAGAagtgctgaaaacacacaaaataaaacctaataacaataataatatgatCACCCACTGTGACACCAAAGCAGAACTCATTCCTTACCAACCAGATACTGGAGGATGTCGTCTGCaggtggtggcagcagcagtgagCAGCTGTTGGACATCAGAGCGAGACAGGCCAGTGAGTCTCTGCAGGTCTGGACCAGAAAAGCATAAAACCTCTCTAACAGACTTCAGTTTGgctggaggggaaaaaaaaaaaaaaaaaaaaaaaaacagggttaCCATGGTAACAACATTTGAACAAATAAACGTAATTTTCCCATGCAAAACCGCCTACAGGAGCAGACAGCTAATATTTCAGCTTTTACAAGGAACACACTTTTGTCTGACCAAGGTCCAACCAAACTCCATACGAAATCTGCCTTTGTTATGTGGCCTAGTTCATAAGCAAACAAAGTTTTCTCATTATGAAGTACTGTGCTTCAGGATGTTTATGGGATGTCGATGTATGCTGTATGACTGCTAGAGCTCAAGACTGAAGCAGTTTCAATTAGGGAACTACAATTGAATATCTGCCAAAGCGTTGTTGTAGAAAATACCTACAATAAACGTGGCAGGTTCGTTTCTATTAAGACACAACACATAAAGAGACTCCAACCAAAgtcgataaaaaaaaaagtcagtgtcaGAATGAACATTTGCCGACATCCAGCATAACGTCGACCTTAGTCCTAAGGACTTTAGTGTCCTCAAGGCTCAAGAGCTTTTATTGTGGTCGTTTGATCTGAGCAATGAAACAACTGATTCATCGGAACCAGCTCTGGCACAGCGCGCTCTGAACTTAACGTTAAGTCCTCATAGTTTTTAGGACAAGAAACTTCACACAAAATGTGGCAGCTTTAAGGCGGATTTAGCCCCAACTACGTAGGACAGAAGGTACACTTTTAAACCAGTAACTCCATTCAGTGTTTGACAATCGAGCCAATGAGACATTTACTTTATCAGAGTGTTTAAAGTTATGTAAGACCGTTATATTCCACAAAAAGCGATTCAGCTTTAAACTGTGACTTTTCCTTAAGGAGTCTGGTTGGGCGGCGGTTGTTACCTCTTCTCACAGCAGATACGACTCTCTGGTCGAGCTCCAGGTGATCCCAGTTCATGTCCCCGCTGCGGGCATGCTGTCTCTGCTACTCACGGAGGAAAACACACTTTCTCCGCCTTTATAGGAACCGATTTACTCTAAGATCGGGCCCAAATAAAACTTCCGTTTAATTTTCACCACCA
Encoded proteins:
- the xrcc3 gene encoding DNA repair protein XRCC3; the protein is MNWDHLELDQRVVSAVRRAKLKSVREVLCFSGPDLQRLTGLSRSDVQQLLTAAATTCRRHPPVSALLLYHGECRRLESGLRLGVGCPVLNELLRGGLPVGGVTELSGESGAGKTQLALQLCLSVQYPTEHKGLNSGAVYISTEDSFPIRRLQQLIREQSSLRSDVPPSLISSLQFSDHIYIEHAADLESLQVCLSRRVPLLLARGLVRLVVVDSVAALFRSEFQAADWLERNKQLIAFSSTLHHLSQEFTTPVLCINQVTDVFSSSRDTLGPLSSNVSPALGLAWANQVMVRLMMWRLQETVVRGDQSSVLRKLEVVFAPHLARDSRDTAVWREGVQGVYA
- the LOC113131200 gene encoding protein Z-dependent protease inhibitor-like, which translates into the protein MTPSFFLSLFLLILLSPASSETISPSVEDLTNRNADFATRLFRAVASRTDDNVFLSPFTLCTGLVALLSITNGPTRDQLLQGLTLTGLDPQTLPDQFQILRSTILRGGGATNLQQSVTLLPAQSFGVSSFNLDLVQTKFGGKVQSVTYTAPQEAADTINRLIQEQTGGQVQELVNNLDPKTQLLLATTASYQTMFSPSFNSSLSQDERFYVDKYHVVMVPMMFRSDKYFLAYDRSLKVGVLKLPLTDGAAMLVILPDEDVDITAVEEEVTAEKIQAWIRQLKKTKLEVQLPRFLLERSYSLKDILQTLDITQVFQDDADISNLGEGKGPKLTQVFQKSLISVDESSDGVTTGGGVSVFSTLPPRLTINRPFIFVIYQQTTGSLLFMGRVIDPTKK